Below is a window of Hyalangium ruber DNA.
CTCGCGATGGATGTACTGTTGGGCGAGAGGGGAAAGCAAGTAGCGAAGAACGTAGGCCCCAAGAGAGGGAACGACGGGTCGAATGAGTGCTACTGCCTGATTGATGTTCGCTCCAGCAAGCTCGGTCGTGGCGAGTGCTACCCGTCCAATTGATGCCCCCACTATGTTGAGGAGAACATCGCCGTCGGCCAGTACCGACCTGCTTTCCTTCTCGTTAAACGCGTGTGGAAGAAAGACACGTTCGTCAAGCTGAAGCGACCCCCAGCCAACATTCTGACTCCGTACAAACAAGACGCCCGAGGCGCAATAGTCGAAGCCCTGCCAGTTTGGGGAAGACCCTTTGGTTACCACTGAGCTCAACTGGTCGATTGTTGACCACGTCCAGCCACTCTGTAACGAAGGCAGACCAGAGGTTTCAGGGGCGACAGGTTCGACGTACTTCGCCTTCCACTTGTCGTCCTTGGGAAGCTTCCCGGCCGCCTTCATCTTGGCGAGCTGGTCGGCCTCCCAGCGGGCACGGCGCTCCTTGAGGATGCGAGCGAGGAGCTTATCGGCGGGCTCGTAGTCGCGCTTCTCGCGGCGTGCAAGTTCGGCCTCGGTCGGAACCAGCCTCCCCTCACACGCGGCCTTCAGGACCGAGGCTCGGTAGCGCTTGAGCTGGGCCTGTACGCGCTTGAGTGCCTCGACGCTGGCGTCGAGCCGGGTGAACTGCTTCTCGACCTCGGCAATAATTCGATCTTGTTCCTCGGTCGGTGCAAGCGGCAGTTCAAACCGGAGAAAAGACGCGAACTCCACGTTTGCAACCGTCGTCCCGGACTTGGTGCAGTCTTTGAGAATGCGCTGCTCGAACGCCTTGAGCCCAAGAGCGACGTACCTTGCCCGAACTCCTTCGCGTGGCGTCAGCGCCTTGAGATCCTGATTGATCGTAACCGGCTTCTTGGTGGTCGCGACTGGAAGAGTTCTCTCCAAGATGCCGCTTCGAGTCACGACGAGAACCGACTCAGCCGGTATCAGTCGGGTCGCCGACTGCTCGATTGCTGTCGGCGTGATGTGATCTTCCGTGTCGGAAATGAACTCCGTCTTCATGTCCTTCGGCGAGACCCACGGAATCGACCCATGCCAGAAGCTTGGCTCGGACTTGGAGGGTGTGCCCCCTCCAGCCCAAGTCCCCAGATCAGACAGCGAAGCGCGGATCCAATTTGCAGGCAGATCGTTCTCGCTCATGCCACCAACACCTCATTCAGCTCTTCGAGCAGCTCATCGAGCTTGCCCG
It encodes the following:
- a CDS encoding restriction endonuclease subunit S, which translates into the protein MSENDLPANWIRASLSDLGTWAGGGTPSKSEPSFWHGSIPWVSPKDMKTEFISDTEDHITPTAIEQSATRLIPAESVLVVTRSGILERTLPVATTKKPVTINQDLKALTPREGVRARYVALGLKAFEQRILKDCTKSGTTVANVEFASFLRFELPLAPTEEQDRIIAEVEKQFTRLDASVEALKRVQAQLKRYRASVLKAACEGRLVPTEAELARREKRDYEPADKLLARILKERRARWEADQLAKMKAAGKLPKDDKWKAKYVEPVAPETSGLPSLQSGWTWSTIDQLSSVVTKGSSPNWQGFDYCASGVLFVRSQNVGWGSLQLDERVFLPHAFNEKESRSVLADGDVLLNIVGASIGRVALATTELAGANINQAVALIRPVVPSLGAYVLRYLLSPLAQQYIHREKVDVARANFSLADVSEMPVPLPPLSEQQRIIFEAESRLSVGDAIELTLMSNETRATRLRQAVLKTAFEGSLVPQDPRDEPSSKLLESISAAVENKSLTKQGRVKQTTAVPKMKATR